The following are encoded together in the Lathyrus oleraceus cultivar Zhongwan6 chromosome 3, CAAS_Psat_ZW6_1.0, whole genome shotgun sequence genome:
- the LOC127126481 gene encoding ubiquitin carboxyl-terminal hydrolase 5, with protein MTDVSMCCSSSCELSPDEERIIIRDIALSVQTNIKEGDTFFIITQRWWQHWIEYVNQDQTNPSYDGSSFHEHSDLASLSALKRPAGIDNYDLIDNTGSEDSSTGIQIHDTLLEGRDYVLLPQVVWDQLFKWYGGGPSLARKVISSGLSQTEFAVEVYPLRLQLLVLPKNVRSTIRISKKETIGQLHKNSCEIFDLQLDQVRIWDYYGHRKHALMNDMDKTLDDVNLQMDQDILIEVVNNTNSTSSAQENGSAQREANSVLVEPSKSSLSAAGALSTSKGPSRGNNIEHSSTQKLNSPDRDSENPYGTLGVTTRGSFGGLTGLLNLGNTCFMNSAIQCLVHTPEFARYFREDYHQEINWQNPLGMVGELALAFGELLRKLWAPGRTPIAPRPFKAKLARFAPQFSGHNQHDSQELLAFLLDGLHEDLNRVKHKPYIKSRDADGRPDEEVADEYWANHIARNDSIIVDVCQGQYKSTLVCPVCNKVSVTFDPFMYLSLPLQSTTNRTMTVTVFSCDGSTLPSPCTVTVPKQGRCRDLIQGLSNACSLKHNERIVLVEIRNHLIHRFFEDPLQLLSSIKDDDRLAAYKIPKMDKNTKYLQLIHRRREQSSDSHTVSGWKPYGTPIVSLISCDDTITRGDIQVIVNGILSPLLSKSASAETNAVSNSTNKDDTVSKATHLPTLPLLLVDDNNACIDLSMGGEKVVKLSPSSARVLVYIDWSQKLLEKYDTHPLETLPEVLKYGPVTKKARSEPLSLYTCLEAFLREEPLVPEDMWYCPKCKERRQASKKLDLWRLPEVLVIHLKRFSYSRSMKHKLETFVNFPIHDFDLTNYIANKNNSRRQVYELYALTNHYGSMGSGHYTSHIKLLDENRWYNFDDSHISLISEDEVNTAAAYVLFYRRVKTDDDIVSNGA; from the exons ATGACAGATGTGTCAATGTGTTGCAGCAGCAGCTGTGAGCTGAGTCCAGATGAAGAGAGGATCATCATCAGAGACATTGCACTTTCTGTTCAAACTAATATCAAAGAAGGCGACACCTTCTTCATCATCACTCAGAG ATGGTGGCAACATTGGATTGAATATGTGAACCAAGACCAGACAAACCCTTCTTATGATGGATCTTCCTTTCATGAACATAGCGATTTGGCTAGTTTAAGTGCTTTAAAGAGGCCAGCTGGTATAGATAACTATGATTTGATAGATAATACTGGATCAGAGGACTCTAGTACGGGTATTCAAATTCACGATACACTCTTAGAAGGGCGTGACTATGTATTACTTCCCCAAGTGGTTTGGGACCAATTATTTAAATG GTATGGTGGCGGACCTTCATTGGCGAGGAAAGTTATTAGTTCAGGTCTTTCACAGACAGAATTTGCAGTAGAGGTGTATCCTTTACGCCTTCAATTACTTGTGTTGCCAAAAAATGTTCGGTCCACTATAAGAATAAGCAAGAAG GAAACTATTGGACAGCTACACAAAAACTCTTGTGAAATATTCGATCTTCAGTTGGACCAG GTGCGCATCTGGGATTACTATGGCCATCGGAAGCATGCCTTGATGAATGACATGGATAAGACTCTAGATGATGTAAATCTTCAAATGGACCAAGAT ATTCTTATTGAGGTCGTAAACAATACAAATAGCACAAGCTCTGCTCAAGAAAATGGATCAGCACAGAGGGAGGCAAATTCTGTTCTTGTGGAGCCATCAAAATCAAGCTTATCAGCTGCTGGTGCCCTGTCTACTAGCAAGGGTCCATCTAGAGGCAACAATATCGAACATTCTTCAACTCAGAAACTAAATTCTCCGGACAGAGATTCAGAAAACCCTTATGGAACTCTCGGTGTCACCACAAGAGGTTCATTTGGTGGTCTCACCGGGTTGCTTAATCTTGGCAATACATGTTTCATGAATAGTGCAATACAATGCCTTGTTCACACACCAGAATTTGCTAGGTACTTTAGGGAGGACTATCATCAAGAGATAAATTGGCAAAATCCACTCGGCATGGTT GGTGAACTAGCCCTAGCATTTGGTGAGTTGCTTCGAAAACTATGGGCACCTGGGCGAACACCGATTGCTCCTCGGCCTTTTAAAGCAAAGCTTGCTCGCTTTGCACCTCAGTTCAGCGGGCACAACCAACATGATTCTCAG GAGCTCTTAGCATTTTTACTTGATGGTCTCCATGAAGACTTAAATCGTGTAAAGCACAAACCATATATAAAGTCTCGAGATGCTGATGGCCGACCGGATGAAGAAGTGGCTGATGAGTATTGGGCAAATCATATTGCTCGTAATGATTCCATAATTGTTGATGTATGTCAG GGACAATACAAGTCGACTTTAGTTTGTCCAGTTTGCAACAAAGTCTCTGTCACATTTGATCCTTTCATGTACCTTTCCCTGCCTCTCCAGTCCACCACCAATAGGACCATGACGGTGACCGTTTTTAGTTGCGATGGTTCTACCCTACCATCTCCGTGTACAGTAACTGTGCCCAAGCAGGGACGATGCAGAGATCTTATACAAGGGCTTAGCAATGCATGCTCATTGAAGCATAACGAGAGGATAGTGCTTGTGGAG ATACGAAACCATTTGATCCATAGATTTTTTGAAGATCCTCTTCAATTGTTGTCCTCAATTAAAGATGATGACCGTCTTGCCGCTTACAAGATTCCAAAGATGGACAAAAACACAAAGTACCTCCAGTTGATACATCGCCGCAGAGAGCAGAGTAGTGACTCGCATACCGTTTCAGGATGGAAGCCATATGGAACACCTATTGTTTCGTTGATCTCATGCGATGATACAATCACAAGAGGTGACATACAAGTCATAGTGAATGGTATACTCTCTCCACTTCTTTCGAAATCTGCTTCTGCTGAAACCAACGCCGTGTCGAATTCAACGAATAAGGATGACACTGTTTCAAAAGCAACACACCTACCAACGTTACCCCTACTATTGGTAGATGATAACAATGCTTGCATTGATCTTTCAATGGGAGGGGAGAAAGTAGTTAAACTGTCACCGTCATCAGCAAGAGTTCTAGTTTATATTGATtggtctcagaagcttctggAAAAGTATGATACTCATCCACTTGAGACTTTGCCTGAAGTTTTGAAATATGGGCCTGTAACCAAAAAAGCCCGTTCTGAACCTCTCTCATTGTACACTTGTTTGGAAGCTTTTCTGCGTGAAGAACCTCTGGTACCTGAAGATATGTG GTACTGTCCTAAATGCAAAGAGAGACGACAGGCAAGCAAAAAGCTTGATTTATGGAGGCTCCCAGAGGTTTTGGTAATTCATTTGAAGAGATTCTCATACAGCAGGTCAATGAAGCATAAACTCGAGACTTTCGTTAACTTTCCTATTCATGATTTTGATTTAACAAATTACATAGCCAACAAAAACAACTCGCGGCGTCAAGTGTATGAACTCTACGCCCTTACCAATCATTACGGTAGTATGGGTAGCGGACATTATACTTCACATATTAAG CTTTTAGACGAAAACAGGTGGTACAATTTTGACGATAGCCACATATCACTTATAAGTGAAGACGAGGTAAATACTGCTGCCGCATATGTTCTGTTTTACAGGAGGGTGAAAACTGATGATGACATTGTAAGCAATGGAGCTTAG